A window of Haliscomenobacter hydrossis DSM 1100 contains these coding sequences:
- a CDS encoding replicative DNA helicase, which produces MGLTGRKPRPKGEDLSSFVFGKVPPQAIPLEEAVLGALMIDKDALTSVLDILQAESFYLDAHQLIYRAMLRLFERSQPIDLLTVTEELKKTAHLEAIGGPYYLVELTNKVASSANIEYHGRLIAQKFIQRELIRVSNDIIRNAYEDTTDVFDLLDDAEQGLFSIAEKNMSRSYDTMSSLAAKALKQIEELKGKEDGLTGVPTGFHDLDRITSGWQPSDLIIMAARPGMGKTSLVLSLAKNAAVEYGKGVAVFSLEMASIQLAQRLISMESEVPLQKMRNGQLEEDEWKRLKEAIERISDAPVYIDDTPGINIFELRAKCRRMKMQYDIQLIIIDYLQLMSGGGEAGKGNREQEVSAISRALKGLAKELSVPVIALSQLSRAVEVRGGSKRPQLSDLRESGCLTGDARLQDALTGRFYTIKELAERPVQEPIWVVSMDQDYKLRPFKLVKAFSSGQKQVFELVTRTGRRIKASANHPFLKFEGWKPLEELTVGDRIGIPARINIDKPSNILGEEELILLAHLIGDGCILPKQPYHYTSADQENLSVVNQTAEKLFGIKGRLVEQGNWAHVYLPSPYHLTHGKKHPITEWYDRLGIERVRSYQKRVPSGLFECDNARISLFLNHLWSTDGNISQKISEGRKNSASIYYASSSPVLAWQVQHLLSRLNIRASIYCIAQGKHRSIYQVSVQGVENQLNFLENVGCFGERGRIISQLIHDLKQINDNPNFAVFPKETWDLMIYPAMQRQGVTYRRLFDHLGLSYSGSIKNNGVSIERLKRINNVLNDQELEKHIESDVMWDEIMAINPLEIEEVYDATVEGSHNFVANDIIVHNSIEQDADMVTFIYRPEYYQILEDEQGQSLKGIAEIIIAKNRHGAQDTVRLKFTGEFARFSNLDDPDFGSFPSDVFSNPLPSNIITMPSRFNDEEDIPF; this is translated from the coding sequence ATGGGACTCACCGGCCGCAAACCCCGCCCCAAAGGCGAGGACTTGTCGAGCTTTGTCTTTGGTAAAGTCCCCCCTCAGGCCATCCCGCTGGAGGAAGCCGTCCTGGGTGCCTTGATGATCGATAAGGATGCCCTTACCTCGGTACTCGACATTTTACAAGCGGAAAGTTTTTACTTGGACGCTCACCAATTGATTTATCGGGCCATGTTGCGCCTGTTTGAACGCTCTCAACCCATCGATCTACTCACAGTTACGGAGGAATTGAAAAAAACGGCTCACCTCGAAGCCATCGGCGGGCCTTATTACCTGGTGGAATTGACCAATAAAGTAGCTTCCTCAGCCAACATTGAATACCACGGGCGACTCATTGCCCAAAAATTCATCCAGCGGGAATTGATCCGGGTGTCCAACGACATCATCCGCAATGCTTACGAGGACACCACCGATGTATTCGATTTGCTGGATGATGCGGAGCAAGGCTTGTTTTCCATTGCAGAAAAAAACATGAGCCGCAGCTACGATACCATGAGTTCCCTCGCCGCCAAAGCGCTCAAGCAAATTGAAGAACTGAAGGGCAAAGAGGACGGTCTGACCGGAGTACCCACCGGGTTCCACGATCTGGACCGCATTACCTCTGGTTGGCAGCCTTCCGATTTGATCATTATGGCGGCTCGCCCGGGTATGGGTAAAACATCTTTGGTGCTTTCCCTGGCCAAAAATGCGGCAGTAGAATATGGCAAAGGGGTGGCCGTTTTTTCTTTGGAAATGGCTTCGATCCAATTGGCACAACGCCTCATTTCGATGGAATCGGAAGTGCCCCTGCAAAAAATGCGCAACGGGCAATTGGAAGAAGACGAATGGAAACGCCTCAAGGAAGCAATCGAACGCATCAGCGACGCGCCCGTGTACATTGACGATACACCGGGCATCAACATCTTTGAATTGCGCGCCAAGTGCCGACGCATGAAAATGCAATACGACATCCAGCTCATCATCATCGACTACTTGCAGCTCATGAGTGGTGGCGGCGAAGCGGGCAAAGGCAACCGCGAACAGGAAGTTTCGGCCATCTCCCGTGCGCTGAAGGGTTTGGCCAAAGAGCTGAGTGTACCCGTGATTGCGCTATCGCAGTTGAGCCGTGCGGTGGAAGTGCGGGGCGGGAGTAAAAGACCGCAGTTGTCAGACTTGCGTGAATCGGGCTGCTTAACTGGAGATGCAAGACTACAGGATGCCCTTACAGGCCGCTTCTATACCATCAAAGAATTGGCAGAGCGCCCTGTTCAAGAGCCAATATGGGTAGTTTCAATGGATCAAGATTATAAATTGAGACCATTTAAACTCGTCAAAGCCTTCTCTTCTGGTCAAAAACAGGTTTTTGAACTCGTCACACGTACAGGGAGAAGAATAAAGGCAAGCGCCAATCACCCTTTTTTGAAATTTGAAGGCTGGAAACCACTTGAGGAATTAACAGTTGGTGATCGCATTGGAATACCTGCTCGGATCAATATTGACAAACCCAGCAATATTCTAGGAGAGGAAGAATTGATCTTACTTGCCCATCTTATTGGTGATGGGTGTATCCTACCCAAACAGCCCTATCACTATACCAGTGCTGACCAGGAAAATTTAAGTGTTGTTAATCAAACCGCAGAGAAACTATTTGGGATAAAAGGAAGATTGGTCGAGCAAGGCAATTGGGCGCATGTTTATTTACCTAGCCCTTATCATTTGACTCACGGCAAAAAGCATCCCATTACTGAATGGTACGATAGATTGGGGATTGAAAGGGTAAGATCGTACCAAAAAAGAGTGCCTTCGGGGCTATTTGAGTGTGATAATGCTCGAATCAGTTTGTTTTTAAATCACCTTTGGAGCACGGATGGAAACATCAGCCAAAAAATCTCAGAAGGCAGAAAAAATAGTGCATCCATATATTATGCATCTTCCAGCCCGGTCTTGGCATGGCAAGTGCAACATCTGTTGAGTAGATTGAATATTCGCGCTTCGATATACTGTATTGCTCAGGGCAAACATCGCAGTATTTATCAGGTTTCTGTTCAAGGGGTGGAGAACCAACTCAATTTCCTAGAGAATGTGGGCTGTTTTGGGGAACGAGGAAGGATCATTTCTCAACTTATTCATGATTTGAAACAAATAAACGATAACCCAAACTTCGCAGTATTTCCTAAAGAAACCTGGGACTTAATGATCTATCCCGCGATGCAAAGACAAGGGGTCACTTATCGTAGATTATTCGATCATCTTGGATTGAGTTATTCCGGCAGCATCAAAAACAATGGCGTCTCTATAGAAAGGCTGAAAAGAATCAACAACGTACTCAATGACCAAGAACTCGAAAAACACATCGAGTCTGACGTAATGTGGGATGAAATTATGGCCATCAACCCATTGGAGATTGAAGAGGTATATGACGCCACAGTTGAAGGGTCTCACAACTTCGTCGCAAACGACATCATTGTGCACAATTCCATTGAGCAGGACGCAGATATGGTAACTTTTATATATAGACCAGAATACTATCAGATCCTCGAAGACGAACAAGGCCAATCCCTCAAAGGCATCGCTGAAATCATCATCGCCAAAAACCGCCACGGGGCGCAGGATACGGTGCGGCTGAAATTTACGGGCGAGTTCGCGCGCTTCAGCAACCTGGATGATCCCGATTTTGGGAGCTTCCCTAGCGACGTGTTTAGCAATCCCTTGCCGAGCAACATCATCACCATGCCTTCGCGGTTTAATGATGAGGAAGATATTCCCTTCTGA
- a CDS encoding RHS repeat-associated core domain-containing protein has product MYDATGTKLRKTTKVGATVQYVQDYLPNGIEYRQTGTGVKRVESVYHAEGRYYNTNVDAADAIVWRKEYSFRDYLGNTRLAFTDRNANGIVDITGTASTSDVLQENHYYSFGLAFEGPWLQNDAGVRDNAYMYNGKELHSDFGLGMYAYGARYYDPVIGRFTGVDPIADEFPFVTTFNYAENEPIANIDLHGLQKFSFKELADRTAVFIAGTANAISSNLAGGAGRGNPNDFGRYANSARNGQTVGDAISVVIGLAETTVAIAGVVGEGLLAPVSGGASALAIAPTVAVGVHGTMTATTGAQNLVKATSGDDDNNKDKAGSRAGKPFTPKEGGKVIDANQKKYDGKIICEGCKVETTKPQKSQKGVTPPKTDRQIDHIKPKSKGGSGTAENGQVLCRDCNRKKSDN; this is encoded by the coding sequence TTGTACGATGCCACGGGTACCAAGCTGCGCAAAACCACCAAAGTAGGGGCTACGGTACAATATGTGCAGGACTACCTGCCCAACGGCATTGAATACCGCCAAACGGGCACAGGGGTCAAACGGGTGGAATCGGTGTACCACGCCGAAGGCCGCTACTACAACACCAATGTAGATGCTGCTGATGCCATTGTTTGGCGGAAGGAGTACAGTTTCCGCGACTACCTGGGCAATACTCGCCTGGCCTTCACCGACCGCAATGCCAATGGGATTGTAGACATTACGGGCACAGCAAGTACGAGTGATGTTCTGCAAGAGAATCATTATTACAGCTTCGGGCTAGCTTTTGAAGGGCCTTGGTTGCAGAATGATGCCGGGGTACGGGACAACGCTTACATGTACAACGGGAAGGAGCTACACAGCGACTTTGGCCTGGGCATGTACGCTTATGGAGCACGGTATTACGATCCAGTGATTGGGCGTTTTACTGGGGTTGATCCGATTGCGGATGAGTTTCCGTTTGTTACGACCTTCAACTATGCGGAGAACGAGCCGATTGCGAACATTGATTTGCATGGCTTGCAGAAGTTTAGTTTCAAAGAGCTGGCGGATCGGACGGCGGTATTTATTGCTGGAACAGCAAATGCCATTTCTTCTAATCTGGCCGGAGGTGCCGGAAGAGGAAATCCCAATGACTTTGGGCGTTATGCGAATTCTGCAAGAAATGGTCAGACGGTTGGCGATGCCATATCGGTTGTAATAGGCTTGGCAGAAACCACAGTAGCAATAGCGGGTGTGGTGGGTGAAGGGCTATTGGCACCTGTATCAGGTGGCGCAAGCGCCCTGGCCATTGCGCCTACGGTTGCAGTTGGCGTTCATGGGACTATGACTGCTACTACGGGAGCGCAGAATTTGGTGAAGGCGACGAGTGGGGATGATGATAATAACAAGGATAAGGCAGGTTCTCGGGCTGGGAAGCCTTTTACGCCTAAAGAAGGCGGAAAAGTAATCGACGCCAATCAAAAAAAATATGATGGAAAGATTATTTGTGAGGGTTGTAAAGTTGAAACCACAAAGCCCCAAAAGTCTCAGAAAGGAGTAACTCCCCCCAAAACTGATCGACAAATCGATCATATTAAACCAAAATCAAAGGGAGGAAGTGGCACTGCTGAAAATGGACAGGTGTTATGTAGAGATTGCAACAGAAAAAAATCTGATAACTAG
- a CDS encoding DUF4265 domain-containing protein — protein MKHTKILFEHDNAPEGGYGIESAWAIPIGEYFQLDNILFYAKEFALGDLVNTEIRNGDQFVIGLVKESGHSTIRMLFENEDEISETRKQLSKLGCESEISNISILIAVDIPPNVEYSVIRSYLELGEQEGKWSYEEACIAQ, from the coding sequence ATGAAGCATACTAAAATTTTGTTCGAACATGACAACGCCCCCGAAGGAGGATATGGTATCGAAAGTGCCTGGGCAATTCCAATAGGTGAATACTTTCAATTAGACAATATATTGTTCTATGCGAAAGAGTTTGCTCTTGGAGACTTAGTAAATACTGAGATTAGGAATGGAGATCAGTTTGTAATTGGGCTGGTAAAAGAATCTGGACACAGTACAATAAGAATGTTGTTTGAAAACGAAGATGAAATTTCTGAAACAAGAAAACAACTAAGTAAACTTGGGTGTGAGTCAGAAATAAGTAATATTTCTATTCTTATAGCTGTCGATATTCCTCCTAATGTTGAATATTCCGTCATAAGGAGTTATTTAGAACTCGGTGAACAAGAGGGGAAATGGTCGTATGAAGAAGCTTGTATTGCTCAGTAG
- a CDS encoding RHS repeat protein, with protein MPKLITFSTGNSIEFLYDAIGTKLRKTTKVGATVQYVQDYLPNGIEYRQTGTGVKRVESVYHAEGRYYNTNVDAADAIVWRKEYNFRDYLGNTRLAFTDRNANGIVDITGTASTSDVLQENHYYSFGLAFEGPWLQNDAGVRDNAYMYNSKELHSDFGLGMYAYGARYYDPVIGRFTGVDPIADEFPFVTTFNYAENEPIANIDLHGLQKVGVNSLAQVVGIPSSDRGIIKPASANMRASSPIKAGIKDGSFIVLDLMGVNTLDNAIATWFDPNATLGEKVAAVGDLAQGMLSNTKRGSNKKAVEKYEIGDYDDLQRRSASGDGLDLHHVPQKKPAGQVVDGYDKKDGPAIALPQKVHKTIPTKKGGYEGTARDQLAKDSKDLRKAGVPNDKVQGIIDYNKKKYPDSYEKEVN; from the coding sequence TTGCCGAAGCTGATCACGTTCAGCACGGGCAACAGCATTGAGTTCTTGTACGATGCTATTGGTACCAAGCTGCGCAAAACCACAAAAGTAGGGGCTACGGTACAGTATGTGCAAGACTACCTGCCCAACGGCATCGAATACCGCCAAACGGGTACGGGGGTAAAAAGAGTGGAATCTGTCTACCACGCCGAAGGCCGCTACTACAACACCAATGTAGATGCTGCTGATGCCATTGTTTGGCGAAAGGAGTATAACTTCCGCGACTACCTGGGCAATACCCGCCTGGCCTTTACCGACCGCAATGCCAATGGGATTGTAGACATTACGGGCACAGCAAGTACGAGTGATGTTCTGCAGGAGAATCATTATTACAGCTTCGGCCTAGCTTTTGAAGGGCCTTGGTTGCAGAATGATGCGGGGGTACGGGACAACGCTTACATGTACAACTCCAAGGAACTGCACAGTGACTTTGGCCTGGGCATGTACGCTTATGGGGCGCGGTATTATGATCCAGTGATTGGGCGTTTTACTGGGGTTGATCCGATTGCGGATGAGTTTCCGTTTGTTACGACCTTCAACTATGCGGAGAACGAGCCGATTGCGAACATTGATTTGCATGGCTTGCAGAAAGTTGGGGTAAATAGTCTTGCGCAAGTAGTAGGCATTCCTAGTTCTGATCGCGGAATTATTAAACCTGCAAGTGCAAACATGAGAGCCTCTAGCCCAATTAAAGCAGGGATTAAAGATGGTTCCTTTATTGTGCTTGACCTCATGGGCGTTAATACGCTTGATAATGCGATTGCAACGTGGTTTGATCCTAACGCAACGCTGGGAGAAAAAGTAGCTGCTGTTGGAGATTTGGCACAAGGTATGTTGAGTAATACTAAACGAGGTAGTAACAAAAAGGCCGTTGAGAAATATGAAATTGGAGATTATGATGATTTACAAAGAAGATCGGCATCTGGTGATGGTTTAGACTTGCATCATGTGCCACAGAAAAAACCAGCAGGTCAAGTGGTGGATGGGTATGATAAAAAAGATGGCCCCGCAATTGCATTGCCTCAAAAAGTACACAAAACTATTCCTACAAAGAAAGGGGGATATGAAGGTACAGCAAGAGATCAATTAGCAAAAGATTCAAAAGATTTAAGAAAAGCTGGTGTTCCAAATGATAAAGTCCAAGGAATTATTGACTATAATAAGAAAAAATACCCTGATTCTTATGAAAAAGAAGTAAATTAG